The segment gtggtaGCCGTTACTACTTTTAGCACCTGgagagaaacagagacagaaaataagaaatatggctgaagaaaaaaaaatctaaatttaaatgtCCTTTCTTGATATATGACTTTGTCTATTTAGCTTTGGAAGAAAGTTTATTTGTTGAAGCAACATTTTGTCTTGGTTTTGCTACTTACTGTAGTTGGAGATGGCCTGAATGTGGAGGATGGACTGCTGTCCCAGTctgaaaagagtaaaaaattaGCTAtcttttttctacatttagctagGATTTTGTCTACTTTATGCTTTTAGCTAAAAAGTCCTTCTATGTTTAGCTTATTGTTACCCTTTGGTACTTTCAGagaaaatgctatttctctAGCTGTATTTGGTTTAGTTGGGATCTCAGGGGACTTTCTGCGTCAGAGAGGTATTTCAGCCTAATTTCAGGTTCTTTCATActctcctgtcctcctcttTTGTCCTACCTGTCCTCCTCTCCTGTCTTACctgtcctcctctccctccagcAGCTTCCTGTAGGTGGCGATCTCAATGTCCAGAGCCAGTTTCAGGTTCATCAGATCCTGTGGATGAGGAGAATAAACAATGCTGAGTATTTTAACTTGTCTCAATCTGTTTGTTCTTCCTTCCATGTGTGATTTTTTCCTCACTGACCTGGTATTCTCTCAGCTGTCTGGCCATGTCCTGTTTGGCTCTCTGCAGAGCGTCCTCCAGGTCTCTGGTTCGGGCTTTGGCTTCTTTCACAGCCATCTCTCCACGCtcctcagcttcagccagcTGGTTCTCCAGACTGGCGCGCTGAAGGGACAAGAAACAATCAGTACTGGATCTGAGTTATGCCCCACATGCATAAATGTTTGCTCATACCTGTGCTTTCACAGCTTCGATCTCGCTCTGCAGGCGGCTGATCAGCCGGTTGACCTCGGCCACCTCTCCCTTCACGATGCGCAGCTCGTCTCCAAACTGGGTGGCTTGCACTGCCATTTGATCAAACTGTAAGCACAAATGCCCACTATTATGTATGGAGCTCCAATCTGTGTCTTTGAATGGAAATAATCAAGTGACTGAACACATCACCATGTTCTTACTTTGGTCTTGTACCAAGCCTCTGCCTCCTCTCGGCTGCGGGCTGCGATGTCCTCGTACTGAGACTTGACTTCAGCTACAATCTGCTCCATGTTGAGGCTGCGGCTGTTGTCCATCTGCACCACCACTGAAGTGTCCTTGATGCTGGCCTGCAGCTCGCGCAGCTCCTGGTGCAGGAAAATACAACAGAAGTGACAGGTGGAAATATTTGGTCCACAAGTGTTGAGCTGATTGTAAATGCACGATATCATGCAATATTTTGATATCTTGCACGATCTGTTAGacctcagagtatgtattgcaAATGATTCAGCTGCCAAcaaaccacattttagctcaacatctgtaaatttgacaaattatagccttttttgtgtgtgcaaagATCATTTAGATACAGCAGCAATCTTGAATGAGGAACAAGTAAACTCTGAATCCAGTTCTTGCTGTAAGGCAGCAGTGCTAACGTTTGCTCCATCTATTACTGAAATTGCCCCAACATGTCCCAACATGTCTCATCATGTTCTGCTGAAACTGCAAACTATTTCCTGTCTGTATAATTATGGTATTATCATATTCAAAAGGAAAGCTCTGATCTTTAAATAACCAAGGACAGAGGAAGGAAAGTTGGTACACAGGAAGAggttaaaatatgcaaaacaaatCACTCCGAACCTCTTCGTAGACGCTGCGCAGGAAGTTGATTTCATCAGTCAGAGCGCCGACCTTATCCTCAAGATCTGCCTTGACTAGGTAGGCTGAGTCTACATCCTGAGATCACACATAAACTCAGAGTCACTAAAAACTTTATAttacaataaactgaaacatatttaaaaccaaGCCTTgtgctgtaataaaaaaattaaactgcaaaaaatataCTGGTTGTTCTTTAAGTAGACTGAATTTATTCATGCCGTGGCTTTAGCTCAATGTGTGCAGTTATTgttatttacaagtttatttatttatttatttatttatttatttatttatttatttatgtgattCATGGGTAAATTGACTAGGAAATACCTTGGCTGGAGTCATGTGAGGAGGATTGGAATTTACCTAAGTTTCATTTCAGAGTGAGTTTGACCGTTATACAGGATACAGATATCCAGCAGTGATGTTTATCTAATATTGTATCACGGAGAAAAACAGGTGAATGATTCATAAAATCTTTCCAGTTTGGAGGAAATTCTCCCTGAGTGAATCATCAGGAATAACAATGAACAGGATACAGTTCATTATAAGTGAAggatcataaaaacatcaaaagcttTGAATGCAGCAATGGCTAAAGCAGCTTATACActaacttgtttgttttgtttcagaccctgaagtaaaggtttatttaagAATTTACCCCCATAGCAAAAATCTATATCCTTCAGTTTTGCAAGTATAAAAAAATGGCGGTTCCCATGAAATCTAAAATGAGAAATTCCCAAGTCTTcatagatttttatgttttgggaATTTGACAATAACAGAGGACAATAGAGGGGTTCATTTTACTCGCCACACCTGTTTGACtgaatataaatgaataaatctgacCTTCTTCAGGATAACAAAGTCATTCTCCAGGTTGTTTCTCTTGTTTATCTCCTCCTCATATCTGTGGCACAAAGAGGATAATCTGTGAAGTGATAGTAATGCCTGGATGTTACAGGACTCCAGAGTTAGGGTTTACTTGTGTTTGTAGTCCTCCACCAGACCCTGCATGTTCCTCAGCTCCCCGTCCAGCTTGATCTTGTCGTTGTTGACCAGGTCCATCTGACGCCTCAGACCCGCCATGTAGGCCTCGAACAGGGGCTCCACGTTGGACCGGGTGACCCCCTGACCCTGCAGCAGCCCCAGCTTGGTCTCAAGcattttgttctgctgctccaGGAAACGCACCTGTGTGATGCAGGAAGAAAGGGCGATATGAAAACTGGGTTTAACTCAAGTCCTGTGGCCAaatatatatcaaaacgttaAGTTCATTCAGGAGATAAGTGCtaagacttttggtttttgtagcttttgtacttttttaaatatttaacttttttttacaaatattttccccatagaaatacattaatatctatttaatttcttcagaaactttgttttctgcttcatcagggtggctctgtttttgtcttcttttagtttttggctgatgttttgcttcttttagattaaacaactcagtttcagcttcttcagcacacTCCAGCAGTtattcagcgctcagcattcatttttgcagaaaataaagtttgtttgattacaacaaaaagcacaaaataccAAAGTTTTTATCTGGTGAAATTAGGAGTCATCGTTTGTTCCAGTGGCCCGAACAGGATAAGCTACAAAGTGATTTGAGAATAgattatttattagttttttagcCACCCCTATAGGTGTAAACCACTTGAggttaaacatctaaaacaagcagataaaCCAGTTCTGAAAAACAATCCGTTGCTCCAAAAAATTAATCCATCTTTTGATAACCAGAGGTCAAAGGAACATCACTGCAGCACAAGGCTCGTTGTCAGCAGATAGAAGGCCAGAACTGTTTCTGCGGCTCGTGTTTCCTGCCTGCAGCTGAGCTTACAAAGCATGTGTTCTGTTCAGAGCAGAATAATGTCCACCTGAGGCACCACCGCACCGTTTCGGACCGGATCTATCGGGTTACAACCCATCTCGATGGGATGAAAGTGGGACAGAAAGCTTAAATGTCCGTCACCATCAGTTCAGGATGCAGATCTTTAAATCCCTGGTGGATTCCCGgctaaatgattttttttaaaagtcagtcagGGGATTACTTCTGCAACAAGACGTGTTAATAAATGCCATTACATTCTGTTACGGTTTTGACTTTCACTCGGGCTGAGACCAGGTCATCATCCtgcaaaagaaaactttgtctgcctgttacTGAGGGCTAATTGCTTCTCTGCATGAGGGAATCTGGTCTTTAATGTTTCATTAGGAGAGGCCAAGAGGCATCGAATTACTCCAGTAAATGAACAGTTGGGTTATTTATCACTGCagacaacttttctttttttatttccctgtttGGACAAGAGGTGGTTTGGGACTTTGCTGCTAAATTATTGTATTAGATGAAATGAAAACTATGATCTGACGACAGAAAAATAACTGTTGTTGATATTTTAGAAGCTTTTCTTGAATCCTAAAGCTCTAGGGAGGATGTTTCAAAATGAAAGTTACAGAAGAACCATCAAAGGATTGTGTTTAAAAGCTAATATTCTGTGTTTAGGAATTTTGTTCTGTAATTGGAGCTCTTGtgcatgaaaaaacaaaacaaaaacaaaaagaggactTTAAAAATTGAATCACCTTTTGATTCAAAATATCTTCTTTTGAAACGTTAAAGATTGTGTTTGCAGTGATTCtctcatttcaaacaaaaaatattttaaatttggcGTTTATTACATCTACTATAAAATAACCAGAAAGCATTTTAAAGATAATCCACTGGCTAAATCTATCATAATGCAACCTCCTTTCTGGAGTGTATTGTTGTTTGGGATggtcctaaataaataaagttaaacgtAGAACCTAAACCATCAGCTCTCTTGAACAATCAACAAATTCAGTCAGTAACACCTTGTTTATAGGTAAAATATATCTGGTGTGTATTTGTAATTTCCCCTACCTATTAGGACTAGTAGGATCTatagacataaaaaacaaaataacagataaCCTTATCTTATTATTGGAGTTgttctaaaatttaaaactcCAGATCAGCACTTTGTAAACTTGAACAGCATCAAAACTGCTCTAAAATTcccacatttttgtgttttttttttaaacaatctagTCTTCATCCAGTGCAtctttttgtcacagttttccTGACGAGAATCTCTGCTGATGTGACACGTCGACAAAGCCTCTTTTGTCAGAGCGTTACCCACTCCGTGAGAAAGCAGACATGTTCTCTGAGAAGGGTATCGATGTCCGGCGATATCGCAGAATTGGTTCCTCCATCTGTGGGAAATGTTCAGTCTGCATTCCTCAGGAACCCCAGTAAGAACGCTGCTCACATTTACTGacaacttttatattttataaccacagagaaaaacaaaactcacgTTTGGGTTAACAtttgttcttattgttttatgtgTCTTCAGTTTAGCAGTCAATTAGTCATTATCAGCTGCTGAAGACGAAGgcaaacttatttttttgtgtgttcatttgtctgaactgttagcaaaataagcAGTggttgtattttaatgaaactctcagaaagtaatcactggtggaacatctacagctggttacCTTTTAGAGACAACTCTTTACAAGATGGCCGCCTAAgcagccttagccaacacaaaaatggctgtaactctgccagttttacagatatcgagctaaaacttggtgtggtagtaaatgagagtcattcccaacatgtCCTCCAAACCCTAACTGTTCTCACAGgtctggattaaaaaaatgaactattggagtcagctgtgtctgttagcaaaatatctcatgaactaccaGGAGGAtatcaatgaaactttcagacagtaacCATTAGACGTATCTATACAACTAATTAACCAATTAAAAATGTCTGCCTCAAATAAATGACTTTAGCtaagacaaaaatgactcaaactcAGCCTGTTTTACAGGCAGAGGTAAAATCTGATCTGGTAGTAACTTTGAGTCAGATGCTTtgaaacacatactctgagcctgACATCTTGTGATACAACTAGAAATTGCACAAAGTGTTATTttctaggtttgaccaaaatgactacaactccatcatttctcatcataagatgatcttagttcaaaactctggcatgaaaaggtggcgggtgatatgcattcctccaagaaatGCAATGTCTTTAATctatagtttaattttttaccagtttcagtcttttttttaggtttcagCTTTATACGACATAATGTATGTAACTGTTGTATGTAATCAATATTTTAAGTGTCGATACACCCCAGTGTTgcagtaaataaatgtattttgacCAGCATGTATGATAAATTTAACACATTCTttagactttttattgttttttcagacCCATAAAAAGACATGATAAAAACATGGTGCAGAAAATGATAGCgtcttgatcttttttttgtcagggcAACTATCTGAGACAATAACTTTGATTTACCTTATCAATGAAGCTTGCAAAGCGGTTGTTGAGGGTCTTGATCTGCTCCTTCTCGTGGGCTCGGCTCATGGACAGGTTGGGGTCGATCTCCAGGTTCAGGGGGGCCAGCAGGCTTTTGTTGACCGACAGGGAGGTCAGCGAGGCCCCCAGGCCCTGATGGTGCCCGTTGGCGCCGGCGTACAGAGAGCTGCTGCTCAGAGAGACGCCACTGAAGCCCCCCTGACCTGGACTGAAACCGCTCACCCTCCTGGAGCCGCTGCTGCTCCGGACCGAGTTACTGGAGCTGATTCTCTTGGTTCGACTCAGACTCATGGTGCAGGAGGAGACGGGAGCGTAATGGgtgaagaaaaaggaggagataataaaaaaagatgtggaAAGCTAAGAAAATGATAGagaatttggagaaaaaagaagctgagcAAGAAAAGTTACTGAACgacagaggagcagcaggtgaGTACAGGATGTCCTCCTACAATGAGGCATCTCAGGTGTCTTCTGACCCTTTAAACCTCCCCCAGGAGGGAGTaacaagaggaggagagaaagtgGAGCACCACAGAACCTTCATATCAGGTATctaatgtttctgatttttagGCTGAAAGTAAAAACGATATCTGctctgttttaacttttcactGACAGGTAACAATTGATTTTCTGTCACAATTTATAgtaaaaatttaacttttttaaccATCACCTCTGAATTAAAACAACTGCAGGAGATCAGGATGTAAAAGTCAAAACCTCCAAGAGATGATGTTCTTCTTTCCTTTGTCTTGTTTCAGGCTGGTAAGTCAGATCTGTCTGAACAACCTGAGCTCATGCAGGTGTTTGTCTGGTTATATTTAATActcatttgtgtttaaaaacctgATGACCTCACAGATTATGTTGCAAATGAGACAATGGCTCCATGCAACTCttcaaaaaggaaataatttcaCTGCAGAGAGAATTTTACTGTTGTATTGAAACAACATAATCTGAACatcaaaaatgtacttttttaatggataaaaaattaatttgctaATTCTGGCACTCAACCTGCTTTGGAAGAATCCTCCTTATTTTGGTCTAAGTCATAGGCTCCCAAACTTTTCCAGAAAATACCATCAATAGAAACTTGTGACCTCAATTATCTCTGGTTAAACATTACAATTAGACTGATAAACAGGACTGTAAtgacataaaacacaatttatatAGAATTATCTCAACAATtatgaacaaaaatgtaattaacagTCATTTTctagtttaattttgtttctggaaaATATTTCAAGAGTCTAAACTTGATATTTTGTGACCCATAGTGGGGTCTAACCCAAAAAGAAGACTTATTGGTTTCTATCTCAGATGAGTATAAATGAGCCATTTTGACTTGGTCAGTTGTGCACCGATGCTAACAATCCTCAGGATGGGACTGAAAAGTGAACTCATACTTACAAACCctttaaaaccataaatttGAAAGCTCCTGTATTTAGATTTTCATCATAAAGGTAAGAAACAATGTAAAGCACAGGAAAAAAAGTTCATGTGTCTTTAGTTTCCTTATATTTCTGAagattttacatatttttctgaaacattttaaattttatccaTAGTTAGGCATTCAATTCCTGCacattaaaaactgctgggtcAAATATAACCCAGTCTGTAACCCATCGAAGGGTTAAGTTTGGACCGAGCAGACTCTGAGCAGTTTAACTCAGCAGGGTAGGGTTATCAGTTTTCAACCCAATaattgtgttaaaatgacaaataagttgagttaaaaagaacaaccctAAATCTGGGTTATTAGACAATTAGAAATTAGGTTGGTACTAGCTAACCAACTTATTACatcctaaagcagaggtccaaTCAGGTCAGCTTGACTTAAAATGGCCGACTGTGAAGAATGACTCGGCTCATCTTTGACCCAATCACCAGGTCAAACCTTTTGACCcgatatttggtcaaaccaacaACTGAGTTATCAAAATCACCCAGCAGGTTTTGGTGTGTGGGCcactggacctgctgcctccagaACCCGACCACAGAAAGGacgaagaagatggatggacggttggatggatggatggttggatggatggacggttggatggatggacggttggatggatggattttatccTGCTTCATGCTGACATACAGCACATCTTTGTTATTTATGCTTCAGTGTAGGGTTTATGAAGACCCTCTCATCATTCTGAaaccatttaaaatataaacacatttagCAAAGATCCTGAAAATGTTTATGTTCTGAATCTAAAACAAATAGTGTATTTGAGCTCAGTTatagctgtaaaaatgtcttGATTGAGCCCTGCTTTTTAAACCTCTGATTTTCAGAAGGCTTAGCTTTATAGTTTATATATTTCAATTTAATAAAAGGTCATAAATGGCATTTTAACTTAAGTATAATAAGtcaaaaaatggatttaaatagtttttatctaaaaactTGAGTTATCTTTCATAATTTATTCggtgaaaataaaagttattcagtGCCAAAATGTACTAATTATAAAAAGTGATATtcttttaaaccatttaaatgtaTGACGTTACACACACGGATCATATTAACctttaaaaagaagacagagtcataaacaaaactaaaataggaAATATGAGTACAGATACTTTTTAATTACAATTTTTATTCCATAAACAGGTCCAACTGCTTTGATTAAAATagttcaaactaaataaaaatacattttaaaagtatttcttAACTCTAGAAGATTAACTTTATGAATTTGTGTAGAAGCCAGTTTGTCAAAGTTAACGTCCTCTCTTTCCTGAAGTCCCGGCTGCAGACGCTTGTCCTCGCTTCCTTTTAGCTGCTGCGTTCCTCTGAGCTCCTGCTGGTTTACATTATTGCATTTTGAggttaaaacagtaaaattcagtttagctcaatattatATTAATGTAGAGACCAAATAAAGGTACTCAAACAACaaattgttctgtttgaaagagtttacgccaccagttttgcagatatattgatatgcaattctgaaatgcgggtatgcattcaatgtaaacaaagcacttagCTAAATCTGCCTAAAACCACATTACCACTGTTTCAGTAGGTAAATTAACAGatgtggtagttggcagccgttcagatttttaatttaaggacacattgaCCATCAATATGAAAGAAATATACATTGTACAGATTTACTTTATATATTAGTTTTGTCTGATCTTCACAAcgttgcaatgagtacctttaaacgGAATGAACTGGAATCTGTTTAAATTCAGgtaatatttaatcatttttgaagtgatgtttcaaaaatgttgttGGATGGAAATATTTGGCTCAGTCAGCTACACTCCCGCAGATAAAGGAGTACCTCTGTTTGTTCGGGGCTTCAGCTGCACCTCCACAGGATAATGGTCACTGATCCGAAGGGCCTGGGACAGCAAAGACATGATGAAACTCCATGCTGGTTATAGCTTTAAAGCTGACAAAACCTGTAactattattttattgtcagaaggaaagaaactaaaacaaatatatctCACTTTTGATTCAGTCAGCCCGAACTCTCTCTGAAAGTTGAAAGGCTTGGCCGATTTGGGGACGATGGCGTCCAGCATTTCACTTCCATACACCACAATCCTGTTTGCagagaataaacagaaaatgtttaaaaattcaattCTAAACCAGTGTTTTAACCAGTATTTTATCCAGTATTTTGTgcctaaaaatagaaaatccACACATTTATCAGCATGTAAAAAAGTCTGCATAACTATAAACTGTGTCacacttgaaaaaaataaataaataaagtatacCATAAGCTTTCATGCATCTGAACATAAAAATCTGGAACAGGTCCTGGATGAGTGAGAGGCTACACAAGCATTTTTCCAAGTTTGTATATCATGCAGTTGACCTATTTTTAAAAgactgcagggtgtctgggctctcccttagcgatcgggtgagaagctcggtcatccgggagggactcagagtagaaccgctgctcctccacgtcaagaggagccagctgaggtggctcgggcatctggtgaggatgcctccctggaggaagacccaggacacgatggagggactatgtttctcggctggcctgggaacgccttgggattcccccggaggagctggcccaagtggctggggagagggaagtctgggtctccctgcttaggctgctgcccccgcgacccgaccccggataagag is part of the Kryptolebias marmoratus isolate JLee-2015 linkage group LG4, ASM164957v2, whole genome shotgun sequence genome and harbors:
- the si:dkey-222f2.1 gene encoding keratin, type II cytoskeletal 8 — protein: MSLSRTKRISSSNSVRSSSGSRRVSGFSPGQGGFSGVSLSSSSLYAGANGHHQGLGASLTSLSVNKSLLAPLNLEIDPNLSMSRAHEKEQIKTLNNRFASFIDKVRFLEQQNKMLETKLGLLQGQGVTRSNVEPLFEAYMAGLRRQMDLVNNDKIKLDGELRNMQGLVEDYKHKYEEEINKRNNLENDFVILKKDVDSAYLVKADLEDKVGALTDEINFLRSVYEEELRELQASIKDTSVVVQMDNSRSLNMEQIVAEVKSQYEDIAARSREEAEAWYKTKFDQMAVQATQFGDELRIVKGEVAEVNRLISRLQSEIEAVKAQRASLENQLAEAEERGEMAVKEAKARTRDLEDALQRAKQDMARQLREYQDLMNLKLALDIEIATYRKLLEGEEDRLGQQSILHIQAISNYSAKSSNGYHSSSSSSSSPAPKLLIKTIETRDNSRYSTH